TTGGAATGGGTGATGCGATCATCAAGGCTCTCGGCTAATCAATGCTAAACACAACCCTCTGTTACATCGAACAAGACGGCAAGTACTTGCTGCTCCACCGCGTCAAGAAGAAGAATGACATCAACAAGGACAAGTGGATCGGCATTGGCGGCAAGTTCGAGGAAAGGGAATCTCCCGAGGACTGTATCAAGCGCGAGGCTCTCGAAGAAACGGGCCTCACGCTGATCCGCCCGAAGTACAGAGGGATTGTCACCTTCATTAGCGACGGCATGGACCAGACCGAGTTCATGCACCTGTTCACGGCGACCGAATTTGAGGGATCGCTCAAGGACTGCGACGAAGGCACGCTCGAATGGGTACCCAAGGAAAACGTGGCAAAGCTCCCCCACTGGGACGGCGACTTGATTTTCCTTGCGCTACTCGAAAGGGGCGAGCCTTTCTTTTCGCTCAAGCTGACCTACAAGGGCAGCACCTTGACCGAGGCTTTGCTGAACGAGGAACCGGTTACTTTCGATAGCGTTTTAGCGGGAAACACGTAAGTGATTTAAATCACATCACGTGTAATTCCCTACGAACCTAAATCGAAAATTTTACAAAATAACCTGTACTATGCAGGTTATTTTTTCTATCTTAAGGGGCACTCCAAACCAACCCCCTAGCAGAGTCCACTCCTCGTGAGCTCTGCTTTTTTATTTACCACTTGGCTAAGGCAGCGTTGACTAATCCGATGTCGCGAAGCGACTACCATTTAGCTAACGCAGCCCTCATTATTTCAGCATAGCGAAGCGATTACCATTTTGCGAGGGCAGCGTTGATGTTTATCGGCGTCGCGGAGCGATTACCACTTAGCTAACGCAGCCCTCATTATTTCAGCATCGCGAAGCGATTACCATTTTGCGAGGGCAGCGTTGACTAATCCGATGTCGCAAAGCGATTACCATTTTGCGAGGGCGTTCGTGATAATGAGGTCTTGAAGTTTTTCAATAGCACGAGCCTGGCCATGGCGGTCTTCGGTTTCATTCGCCTGCACATCGTAGGTGCCTTCGGCACTGAGCGACTTCGACTCGTAGATTACGCGATCTTTTACGTTATCATAAAACTTGACACTGACGCGAATCGTGACGCGGTAGGTTTCCACATCGCTTTTACTCGTGTAGTTTTCGGGCTTGTTCGTATAGCTCAAAAGGGTCATCTCGAAATCGGCATTAGCGTCTTCGTTTACTAGACGAACACCCCCTGCATTTTTCCGGAACATTTCCAGAACACCAGTACGGATATTATTCGCGAGTACCGGATCAAGCGTCTTGTCTTCGACTTCATGAATCTTGACGGTCTTGATATGACTCGGAAGCGTCGATGCAGTAAAACTGTAGCAACCGGAAAATACAATCGCTGCTAGAAGAACAAATAGCGGTTTCATTCGACGAAAAAATTTTTGTGCATAAAACATATCCTAAATGTAGAAAGATTCGCCCGATTATACAGGGTATTAGGGGTGTAGCCCCTAGGCGAAGGGGTAGCTGAAGCCGGTGCGGCGGAAGCGAGGGGAAGACATTCCCCTTTTTATTCATATTTTCGCTTCTTACATCCTACTTCATACTTCCTACTTTTCTAAATTTATCCCCGTAAATTTTTCCAACCGAGGCATAAAATGCTTGACATCAAGAAAATCCGCGAAAATCCGGAATACTACATTGCTGAAACCGAAAAGAAATATACGACCGTAAGCCTTCGTGACGTGCTCGCCGTCGATAACGAACGTCGCCCGCTCCTCACCGAAGTCGAACGCCTCAAGAGTGAACGCAACGCCCAGTCCAAGAAGATTGGCGAACTCAAGAAGAAAGGCGAAAACGCTGACGAAGCCCAAGCCGCCACACGCGAACTCGGCAACAAGATTGACGAACTCGACAAGAAGCTCAAGGAACTTGACTACAAGCAGACCGAAATGCTCATGCACGTTCCGAACATCGCTCCGCGTTCTCCGGAAGGCAAGGACAGCTCGGACAACGTTGTCGAAAAAGACGGCCCGATTCCGTTTGACTACTACACCAAGAACGATGACTTCGCCCGCGTGGACCACAAGACCTTGGGCGAACGCCTTGGCATTTTTGACTTTGAACGTGGCGCCAAGATTTCCGGTTCCGGTTTCCCGGTTTACCGCGGTCTCGGCTCTCGCCTCGAACGCGCCCTCATCCAGTTCTTCCTCGACGAACACCAGAAGGCCGGCTTCGAAGAATTCACTCCGCCGTACCTCGTTACCCGCAACACCATGCGCGGCACGGGTCAGCTCCCGAAGTTCGAAGAAGACATGTACCGCTGCGACAAGGATGACGACCTGTTCCTCATCCCGACTGCAGAAGTACCGCTCACGAACCTCTACTCCGGCGAAGTGATTCCGGAATCTGAACTCCCGAAGCGCATCTGCGCCTACTCTGCCTGCTTCCGCCGCGAAGCTGGTAGCTACGGCAAGGACACCCGCGGTCTGCTGCGTTTGCACCAGTTCAACAAGGTTGAAATGGTCTACTTCGCCCATCCGGAACACAGCTACGAAGACCACGAAGAACTCACCCGCTTCGGTGAAAAGC
Above is a genomic segment from uncultured Fibrobacter sp. containing:
- a CDS encoding 8-oxo-dGTP diphosphatase, encoding MLNTTLCYIEQDGKYLLLHRVKKKNDINKDKWIGIGGKFEERESPEDCIKREALEETGLTLIRPKYRGIVTFISDGMDQTEFMHLFTATEFEGSLKDCDEGTLEWVPKENVAKLPHWDGDLIFLALLERGEPFFSLKLTYKGSTLTEALLNEEPVTFDSVLAGNT
- the lptE gene encoding LPS assembly lipoprotein LptE; its protein translation is MKPLFVLLAAIVFSGCYSFTASTLPSHIKTVKIHEVEDKTLDPVLANNIRTGVLEMFRKNAGGVRLVNEDANADFEMTLLSYTNKPENYTSKSDVETYRVTIRVSVKFYDNVKDRVIYESKSLSAEGTYDVQANETEDRHGQARAIEKLQDLIITNALAKW
- a CDS encoding aminoacyl--tRNA ligase-related protein, with the translated sequence MLDIKKIRENPEYYIAETEKKYTTVSLRDVLAVDNERRPLLTEVERLKSERNAQSKKIGELKKKGENADEAQAATRELGNKIDELDKKLKELDYKQTEMLMHVPNIAPRSPEGKDSSDNVVEKDGPIPFDYYTKNDDFARVDHKTLGERLGIFDFERGAKISGSGFPVYRGLGSRLERALIQFFLDEHQKAGFEEFTPPYLVTRNTMRGTGQLPKFEEDMYRCDKDDDLFLIPTAEVPLTNLYSGEVIPESELPKRICAYSACFRREAGSYGKDTRGLLRLHQFNKVEMVYFAHPEHSYEDHEELTRFGEK